A stretch of Castanea sativa cultivar Marrone di Chiusa Pesio chromosome 2, ASM4071231v1 DNA encodes these proteins:
- the LOC142624023 gene encoding pentatricopeptide repeat-containing protein At4g39952, mitochondrial, whose amino-acid sequence MLCLKPTHLFKRFPSSLLFSTYSTSNYLNCHLNYFLSNQTSTLQSLLQSHALIIASGNSNNLFIASKLISLYSSLNKPTSSTKVFDSVSPKDTFLWNSVIKSHFSNGNYSQALEFHLQMRAFDAPLDQFTIPMVVSTCAELMLLDHGKNIHGLVLKLGLFAGNSAVGSSFVYMYAKCAQMDDAYLMFDEMCVRDVVAWTALVIGYVQNNESEKGLECLCEMHRVGGDGERPTFRTLEGGFQACGNLGALVEGRCLHGLIVKAGIGCSQVVQSSLLSMYSKCGIPGEAYHSFCEVTNKDLLSWTSLISIYSRFGLMTEGLSFFWEMQENDICPDGIVISSILLGFGNSMIVSEGKIFHGLIIRQSYVLDMMVHNALLSMYCKFGLLSLAEKLFCRVPEANKDSWNNMIFGYSKVGLEAKCIELFREMQWIGIEPDSNSLVSMVSSCSQLGATYLGRSLHCYIIKHSMDENVMVVSSLIDMYVKAGNLNIASKIFCGTQGDIITWNTLISSYTYCGRYAEAVALFEDMISENLQPNSATLVIVLSACSHLASLEKGERIHHYIKERGIESNISLATALIDMYAKCGQLEKARKLFNTTKERDVISWNVIISGYGMHGHAKSAIEIFQQMDKSNVKPNGLTFLALLSACAHAGLVKEGKCLFNRMKDYSIKPNLKHYACMIDLLGRSGNLQEAEALVLSMPFSPDGGVWGALLSACKIHNEIETGVRIAKYAIETDPENDGYYIMMCNMYNSVGRWEEAERVREMMNERNVAKRAGWSTL is encoded by the coding sequence ATGCTGTGTCTAAAACCCACCCACCTTTTCAAACGCTTTCCCTCCTCTCTTCTATTCTCTACATATTCAACTTCCAACTACCTTAACTGCCACCTCAACTACTTCCTCTCTAACCAAACCTCAACGCTCCAATCTCTCCTCCAATCTCATGCTCTGATCATCGCCAGTGGCAACTCAAACAACCTGTTCATAGCCTCAAAGCTTATCTCTCTCTATTCCTCTCTCAACAAACCCACTTCTTCCACCAAGGTGTTTGACTCGGTGTCTCCCAAAGACACATTTCTTTGGAACTCTGTAATCAAATCCCACTTCTCTAATGGCAATTACTCTCAAGCCCTTGAATTTCATCTCCAAATGCGAGCATTTGATGCCCCACTTGACCAATTTACCATTCCAATGGTTGTTTCTACTTGCGCTGAGTTGATGTTGCTAGACCATGGCAAGAACATTCATGGGTTGGTTTTGAAACTTGGGCTCTTCGCGGGGAATTCCGCGGTTGGGTCTTCATTTGTGTATATGTATGCTAAGTGTGCTCAAATGGATGATGCATATCTTATGTTTGACGAAATGTGTGTTAGAGATGTGGTTGCTTGGACTGCACTTGTGATTGGGTATGTGCAGAATAATGAGAGTGAGAAGGGTTTGGAGTGTCTTTGTGAGATGCATAGGGTGGGTGGGGATGGTGAGAGACCGACTTTTAGAACATTAGAAGGTGGGTTTCAAGCTTGTGGGAACCTGGGTGCTTTAGTTGAAGGTAGATGCTTACATGGTTTAATAGTAAAAGCTGGAATTGGGTGTTCACAAGTTGTTCAATCTTCGCTTTTGTCTATGTATTCGAAGTGCGGGATCCCTGGAGAAGCTTACCATTCTTTTTGTGAAGTAACTAATAAAGATCTTCTCTCATGGACATCACTCATTAGTATTTATTCAAGATTTGGGCTTATGACTGAGGGCTTGagttttttttgggaaatgCAGGAGAATGATATATGCCCAGATGGAATAGTTATCAGTTCCATACTTTTGGGATTTGGTAATTCCATGATTGTCTCTGAAGGAAAAATCTTTCATGGATTAATCATAAGGCAGAGCTATGTATTGGATATGATGGTTCATAATGCATTATTGTCCATGTATTGCAAGTTTGGATTATTATCTCTTGCAGAGAAGCTCTTTTGTAGAGTACCTGAAGCAAACAAAGATTCTTGGAACAATATGATTTTTGGCTACAGTAAGGTAGGGCTGGAAGCAAAGTGCATAGAACTGTTTAGAGAGATGCAATGGATTGGCATTGAACCGGATTCAAATAGCTTGGTCTCTATGGTTTCTTCATGTTCCCAACTGGGAGCCACCTATCTTGGCCGTTCACTTCACTGCTACATAATTAAACATTCAATGGATGAAAATGTCATGGTAGTTAGTTCACTCATCGACATGTATGTGAAAGCTGGCAATTTGAATATTGcatcaaaaatattttgtggGACACAGGGGGATATCATCACATGGAACACATTGATCTCATCTTATACTTATTGTGGGCGCTATGCAGAGGCTGTAGCCCTCTTTGAAGATATGATTTCAGAAAACTTGCAACCCAACTCAGCAACATTGGTAATAGTGCTTTCGGCTTGTTCTCATCTTGCATCTCTTGAGAAAGGAGAAAGGATTCACCATTACATTAAGGAAAGAGGGATTGAGTCTAATATTTCTTTGGCCACCGCATTGATTGATATGTATGCAAAATGTGGGCAACTTGAAAAGGCAAGAAAATTGTTCAACACAACGAAAGAGAGGGATGTTATATCTTGGAATGTGATTATCTCAGGTTATGGAATGCATGGTCATGCAAAATCTGCTATAGAGATATTTCAGCAGATGGATAAATCAAATGTTAAACCAAATGGACTCACTTTCCTTGCTCTTCTCTCAGCTTGTGCTCATGCTGGGCTCGTCAAAGAAGGGAAGTGTCTATTTAATAGAATGAAAGACTATTCTATAAAACCCAACTTGAAGCATTATGCCTGTATGATAGATCTTCTAGGAAGGTCAGGTAATCTACAAGAAGCTGAAGCATTGGTCCTTTCAATGCCATTCTCTCCTGATGGTGGGGTGTGGGGTGCTTTGTTAAGTGCTTGTAAAATTCACAATGAAATTGAGACCGGTGTGAGGATTGCAAAGTATGCTATTGAGACTGACCCAGAAAATGATGGGTACTATATAATGATGTGCAACATGTATAATTCTGTTGGGAGGTGGGAGGAGGCAGAAAGGGTAAGAGAAATGATGAATGAAAGGAATGTGGCAAAGAGAGCTGGTTGGAGTACACTCTAG